One Mycolicibacterium fallax genomic window, CCCGCACGCTGACCAACGCGGTGCTGCGCAGCGCGGGTTCGCCCGCCGACGGCCCGCTGCGGATCACCGTCGAGGACGTCGAGGTGTCCGAGACCGAGACCCGCACCCAGGCCGCGGTCGCGCTGCTGGTGGACACCTCGTTCTCGATGGTGATGGAGGACCGCTGGCTGCCGATGAAGCGGACCGCCCTGGCGCTCAACCACCTGATCAGCACCCGGTTCCGCTCCGACGAACTGCAGATCATCGCGTTCGGCCGGCAGGCCCGCACGCTCAGCGCCGCGGAGCTGACCGGGCTGGAGGCGGTCTACGAGCAGGGCACCAACCTGCACCACGCGCTGCTGCTGGCGCTGCGGCATCTGCGCCGCCATCCCAATGCCCAGCCGGTGGTGCTGGTGGTGACCGACGGGGAACCGACCGCGCACCTGGAGGACTTCGGCGACGGTGCGGAATCCTTCTTCGGGTATCCGCCGCACCCGCGGACCATTGGGCTGACCGTGCGGGCGTTCGACGAGGTCGCCCGACTGGGCGCGCAGATCACCATCTTCCGGCTCGGCGACGACCCCGGGCTGGCCCGGTTCATCGACCAGATGGCCCGCCGGGTCGGCGGCCGGGTCATCGACCCCGACCTCGACGGGCTGGGCGCCGCCGTCGTCGGGGACTACCTGAACGCCCGACGACGGCGCCGCTGACGGCGTGGCTCAGACGTACTTGTAGAAGCCCTCGCCGGACTCCAGCCCGAGCTTGCCCTTGTCGATGTAGTTCTGCTTGAGCCAGACCGCGAGCCGCTGCTCCTCCTCGTCGCCGTGGCTCATGATGTTGTAGCCGGTGCGCATGCCGACCACATCCCAGATCTGGCACGGCCCGGCGGGTGCGCCGGTGCCGATCCGCCAGGTCTGGTCGACGTCGCCGGGCTCGGCGTAGCCGCCGGCGACCAGTTCCAGCCCGGCCCTCAGCAGCGGCACCAGCAGTGAGTTCAGCACGTAGCCGGACTTCTCCTTGTGCAGTTCGATCGGCACCATGCCAATGGCCGTGGCGAACGCGACGACGGCGGCGTGGACGGCCGGGTCGGTGTCGGCCGAACCCATCACCTCGGCGGTGTTGTGCAGCCAGATCATGTTGGCGAAGTGCAGGGCCAGGAACCGGTCCGGGCGGCCGGTGGAGTCCTTGAGGTCGCTGGGCAGCAGGGTCGAGGAGTTGGTCGCGAAGATGGTGGCGGCCGGGGCCAACTCGCCGAGCTTGCGGTAGATGTCCTCCTTGAGGGTCAGCACCTCCGGCACCGCCTCGATCACCAGGTCGGAGGCGGCGGCCGCGCTCAGGTCGCTGGTCAGGGTCAGGCGCCCCAGGGCGGCCTTTGTGGCGGCCTCGTCGACGCCGGCGACCGACTTGAGGTAGGTCGCGGCGAGCTTGTCGAAACGCACCCGGGCCGCGGCCAGGGCCTCGTCGTTGATGTCGTAGGCGGTGACCGGGAAGCCCTTGAGTGCGCTCTGGAAAGCGATCTGGGCACCCAGCACCCCGCAGCCCAAAATGGTCACGGTGCGGATCTCGGCGGTCATCGAACTCCCTTGCTGCCTGGCGTCATTGGTCCGCCCGCAACCCTACCGAGGGGCGGGAGCGCGCCGGGGTCATTCAGCAAGCGATGCGGGCGCG contains:
- a CDS encoding 3-hydroxyacyl-CoA dehydrogenase produces the protein MTAEIRTVTILGCGVLGAQIAFQSALKGFPVTAYDINDEALAAARVRFDKLAATYLKSVAGVDEAATKAALGRLTLTSDLSAAAASDLVIEAVPEVLTLKEDIYRKLGELAPAATIFATNSSTLLPSDLKDSTGRPDRFLALHFANMIWLHNTAEVMGSADTDPAVHAAVVAFATAIGMVPIELHKEKSGYVLNSLLVPLLRAGLELVAGGYAEPGDVDQTWRIGTGAPAGPCQIWDVVGMRTGYNIMSHGDEEEQRLAVWLKQNYIDKGKLGLESGEGFYKYV